A genomic segment from Gracilimonas sediminicola encodes:
- a CDS encoding four helix bundle protein, translating into MKRIELEERLIDFSVTIIRLIKNLPVNQVNKHLSGQLLRSATSPALNYGEAQSAESIRDFIHKLQIVLKELRESFVILKIIDRADLYSNKSELDIAINECNELISIFVKSVQTAHKRKR; encoded by the coding sequence ATGAAAAGAATAGAACTTGAAGAACGCCTAATCGATTTCTCTGTAACCATTATCCGACTTATTAAGAATCTTCCTGTAAATCAGGTTAATAAGCACTTATCGGGTCAACTATTACGCTCAGCTACTTCTCCTGCCCTTAATTATGGTGAAGCACAAAGTGCAGAGTCAATAAGAGATTTTATACACAAACTGCAGATTGTATTAAAGGAGCTTAGGGAGTCATTCGTCATTCTCAAAATTATTGACAGGGCGGATTTATATAGTAATAAGTCGGAATTGGATATAGCCATCAACGAGTGTAATGAACTTATTTCAATTTTTGTGAAAAGCGTTCAAACTGCACATAAAAGAAAAAGGTAA
- a CDS encoding mechanosensitive ion channel family protein, producing the protein MDNFNITTEDIMNFVTTFGPKLLAAVATLVIGLWIVKFIVKGATKVLNRSSVDEALVSFLRSLISMLLKVMVYISALGMLGIEMTSFIAVLGAAGLAVGLALQGSLSNFAGGVLILFFKPFKVGDFIERGSESGTVEKIDILHTHLQTSNNQLIIIPNGQLANSPVINYSAKETRRAVFPIGISYNSDVKKAREVILRVLNEDERILQDPAPVVVLTNLGDSSLDLSARAWTKTENFWGFFWDNLEKIKEELDKEGIEMPFPQRDIHVFQEKE; encoded by the coding sequence ATGGACAATTTTAACATTACCACAGAAGACATCATGAATTTCGTGACCACTTTCGGTCCAAAGTTGCTTGCCGCGGTTGCGACACTGGTGATCGGGCTATGGATAGTGAAGTTTATTGTGAAAGGGGCCACCAAAGTGCTGAATCGCAGCAGCGTGGATGAGGCCCTGGTTTCTTTTTTGCGAAGCCTTATTTCCATGTTGCTCAAAGTCATGGTTTATATCTCCGCACTGGGTATGCTGGGCATAGAAATGACGTCCTTTATTGCTGTATTGGGTGCGGCCGGTTTAGCGGTGGGCTTGGCACTACAGGGCAGTTTATCGAATTTCGCAGGTGGAGTGTTGATCTTGTTCTTTAAGCCATTTAAAGTGGGCGATTTTATTGAAAGAGGAAGCGAGTCGGGGACTGTTGAAAAGATTGATATTCTGCATACGCACCTTCAAACGTCTAATAATCAGCTTATTATAATCCCGAACGGTCAGCTGGCAAACTCGCCGGTCATCAATTATTCAGCAAAAGAGACCCGCCGCGCTGTCTTTCCGATTGGAATTAGTTACAATTCAGATGTGAAAAAAGCACGTGAAGTTATTTTGCGGGTGCTGAATGAAGATGAGCGAATTTTGCAAGACCCGGCCCCGGTTGTTGTACTCACAAACCTTGGAGACAGTTCGCTGGATTTATCTGCCCGCGCATGGACTAAAACCGAAAATTTTTGGGGCTTTTTCTGGGATAATCTCGAAAAAATAAAAGAAGAGTTAGATAAAGAAGGCATCGAAATGCCATTCCCACAGCGCGATATTCACGTATTCCAGGAAAAGGAATGA
- a CDS encoding CsbD family protein has protein sequence MNDLTIKGTWNEVKGKLKQKYSELTDDDLAFTEGKEDELLGRLQGKLGKTKDEIKKEIAEL, from the coding sequence ATGAATGATTTAACCATTAAAGGAACATGGAACGAAGTAAAAGGAAAATTAAAGCAGAAGTATTCAGAGCTGACGGATGATGATCTCGCTTTTACCGAGGGTAAAGAAGATGAGCTTTTGGGCCGTCTTCAAGGCAAACTTGGTAAAACGAAAGACGAGATCAAGAAAGAAATAGCAGAGCTCTGA
- a CDS encoding Dps family protein, translating into MDIETLNGVEKMKVNIGISEDHREKIAAGLSKVLADSYLLYLKTHNYHWNVTGELFHQLHEQFEEQYSELAEAIDEIAERIRALGFRAPGTFKEFNEIASIGEDTDRPKALDMVKRLTEANEQVIRTAREALEPAKAADDEATIDLLTERLTVHSKTAWMLRSHLEE; encoded by the coding sequence ATGGATATTGAAACACTTAACGGAGTCGAGAAAATGAAAGTGAACATTGGAATTTCTGAAGACCATCGGGAGAAAATTGCGGCAGGCTTGTCAAAGGTTTTGGCCGATTCTTACTTGCTGTATTTGAAAACACATAACTACCACTGGAATGTAACCGGTGAGCTATTTCACCAGCTGCACGAGCAGTTTGAAGAGCAGTATTCCGAGCTCGCGGAAGCTATTGACGAGATTGCCGAACGCATCAGGGCGTTAGGCTTCAGAGCTCCGGGTACTTTTAAGGAGTTCAACGAAATTGCTTCTATAGGGGAAGATACCGATCGGCCGAAAGCACTCGATATGGTAAAAAGACTGACAGAAGCGAACGAGCAGGTTATCAGAACTGCACGAGAGGCCCTGGAGCCCGCAAAAGCAGCTGACGACGAAGCCACTATTGATCTATTGACAGAGCGGCTGACCGTTCATTCAAAAACCGCATGGATGTTAAGAAGTCATTTAGAAGAATAA
- a CDS encoding SixA phosphatase family protein — MKQILLMRHAKSSWENPDLKDFDRPLAKRGLNDAPRMGKYLKKIKYKPALVISSPAQRAKETTQLSMEAANLDEQQITWNDDLYFGSVRDYLGAIQSASDEFERIMLVGHNPLMESTTGVLAGGQDKTAVRMPTAAIVCLESFADSWETIAPGTCQIKWMMIPKVVKKL, encoded by the coding sequence ATGAAGCAGATTTTATTAATGAGACATGCTAAGTCGAGCTGGGAAAACCCGGATTTGAAAGACTTTGACCGGCCACTTGCTAAACGGGGACTGAATGACGCTCCCAGAATGGGCAAGTACCTGAAGAAAATTAAGTATAAACCTGCTTTGGTGATTTCGTCGCCGGCTCAACGCGCAAAAGAAACCACGCAGCTGAGTATGGAGGCAGCCAACCTTGATGAACAACAGATCACGTGGAATGACGATCTTTACTTTGGTTCGGTGCGGGATTATCTCGGGGCTATACAATCGGCTTCGGATGAGTTTGAGCGAATTATGCTGGTGGGGCATAATCCTTTAATGGAAAGCACAACCGGAGTTTTGGCAGGCGGTCAGGATAAAACGGCGGTTCGCATGCCAACAGCAGCCATAGTGTGTTTAGAAAGTTTTGCTGATTCCTGGGAAACCATTGCTCCCGGCACCTGTCAGATAAAATGGATGATGATACCCAAGGTGGTTAAAAAGTTATAG